One genomic window of Mucilaginibacter sp. SJ includes the following:
- a CDS encoding beta-ketoacyl-[acyl-carrier-protein] synthase family protein, protein MKKVYLVADNIYSPLGATTVQNFEHLVNGVTGVRQHDDKARCNEPFFASLCEKGYFQTDEHLTKFEQMLIASLTETLYGVDKNISDKKTVLIISTTKGNISLLETEKPGPDLEERIALHTSAKKIAKHFGFVNEPMVVSHACISGLIAMITGMRLIQSGQYDHAVVAGADVISKFVLSGFQSFQAVSPGLCKPFDAERDGINLGEGAATVILSAKKPEDEVIELVSGAVSNDANHISGPSRTGEELYYAIDKAMNAAGLKPEDIDFISAHGTATVYNDEMEAKAVTLAGLQDVPLNSLKGFYGHTLGASGLIEAIVSAQSLKQNMIIPTKGFSKQSGANPVNVCTQLISKPLNSCLKIASGFGGCNAAIILTKSQKDLL, encoded by the coding sequence ATGAAGAAGGTTTACCTTGTTGCCGATAATATTTACTCGCCCCTGGGCGCTACCACAGTGCAAAACTTTGAGCACCTCGTTAACGGCGTTACAGGTGTAAGGCAACATGATGATAAAGCCCGGTGTAACGAGCCTTTTTTCGCATCGCTATGTGAGAAAGGATATTTTCAAACCGATGAACATTTGACAAAATTCGAGCAGATGCTCATCGCTTCGTTAACCGAAACCTTGTATGGAGTTGATAAAAATATCTCCGACAAAAAAACTGTTCTGATCATTTCTACTACGAAAGGCAATATCAGCCTGCTGGAAACAGAGAAACCCGGTCCAGATTTGGAAGAGCGGATAGCCCTACATACTTCAGCCAAAAAAATAGCCAAACATTTTGGTTTCGTTAACGAGCCAATGGTAGTTTCACATGCCTGTATTTCCGGCCTTATTGCCATGATCACCGGGATGCGGCTGATCCAATCCGGGCAGTACGACCATGCGGTTGTTGCCGGAGCTGATGTGATTTCAAAATTTGTGCTTTCCGGTTTTCAATCCTTCCAGGCCGTTAGTCCGGGGTTGTGTAAGCCTTTTGATGCAGAACGTGACGGTATCAATTTAGGGGAGGGCGCGGCAACCGTTATTTTATCAGCAAAAAAACCAGAGGACGAAGTTATTGAATTGGTTTCGGGAGCTGTTAGTAATGATGCAAACCATATTTCTGGCCCATCACGCACCGGCGAAGAATTATATTACGCCATCGATAAAGCCATGAATGCTGCAGGTTTGAAGCCCGAAGATATCGACTTTATATCTGCCCATGGAACCGCAACAGTTTACAACGACGAAATGGAAGCAAAGGCTGTAACATTGGCCGGCTTGCAGGATGTTCCGCTTAATAGCCTGAAAGGGTTTTACGGGCACACTTTGGGGGCTTCGGGGTTGATAGAGGCCATCGTTTCTGCTCAATCGCTGAAGCAAAACATGATAATTCCCACAAAAGGCTTTAGCAAACAGAGCGGTGCTAACCCGGTAAATGTTTGCACCCAATTGATATCAAAACCGCTTAACAGCTGCCTCAAAATAGCCTCTGGCTTTGGGGGATGCAACGCGGCTATAATCTTAACCAAATCACAAAAGGATCTTTTATAA
- a CDS encoding NAD(P)/FAD-dependent oxidoreductase, with protein sequence MNTEQVDVLVIGAGPAGTVAASIVHQAGFKVKIVEKQLFPRFVIGESLLPRCMEALTEAGFVDAISEKGFQQKAGAKFVKDGKICDYQFADQFTPGWNWTWQVPRADFDKTLADTVEKMGVPVHYETTVTNIVFNGQNSVTTLEDKDENQAEISARFIIDGSGYGRVIPKLFNLDRPSTQVPRKALFVHTIDKKRSMADEPNRITIVVHQPGVWIWIIPFANGVTSLGFVGNPEFFKQYEGTDEEILRGLIASQPYFAERFENVEFAFAPRVLESWSATTSKFYGDGFVLTGNVTEFLDPIFSSGVTLATVSSQTAAHLTIRTLKGEQVDWDKEYMEYMMQGVNTFRSYVTAWYEGVLDTIFFADNQDPRVKSMICSVLAGYVWDMDNPYVKNHETALHKLARTITLRDMVATDNS encoded by the coding sequence ATGAACACAGAACAGGTAGATGTATTGGTAATAGGCGCCGGTCCGGCGGGAACGGTGGCCGCTTCTATCGTACACCAGGCAGGCTTTAAGGTAAAAATTGTAGAGAAACAGCTTTTCCCGCGGTTTGTGATTGGCGAAAGCTTGCTGCCACGATGCATGGAAGCGCTAACCGAAGCCGGCTTTGTAGATGCCATAAGCGAAAAAGGCTTTCAGCAAAAAGCGGGTGCAAAGTTTGTGAAAGACGGTAAGATCTGCGACTACCAGTTTGCCGATCAGTTTACTCCCGGCTGGAACTGGACCTGGCAGGTGCCCCGTGCCGATTTCGACAAAACTTTAGCCGATACTGTTGAAAAAATGGGCGTTCCTGTTCATTACGAAACTACCGTTACTAATATTGTTTTCAACGGCCAAAACTCGGTAACTACTTTGGAGGATAAAGACGAAAATCAAGCAGAGATTTCGGCTCGTTTTATCATCGATGGCAGCGGTTATGGCAGGGTGATCCCAAAATTGTTCAACCTCGACAGGCCATCAACCCAGGTACCGCGTAAAGCCTTGTTCGTGCATACCATCGATAAAAAACGCTCTATGGCCGATGAGCCAAACCGCATTACTATTGTAGTACACCAACCGGGCGTTTGGATCTGGATCATCCCTTTTGCCAATGGTGTTACCTCACTGGGTTTTGTAGGCAATCCCGAATTTTTTAAACAATACGAGGGGACCGACGAAGAAATTTTGCGCGGGCTGATCGCATCACAACCTTATTTTGCTGAGCGTTTTGAGAATGTAGAATTTGCCTTTGCACCAAGGGTTCTCGAGTCATGGTCGGCCACAACCAGTAAATTTTATGGTGATGGCTTTGTGCTAACGGGCAATGTAACTGAATTTCTTGATCCCATATTTTCATCAGGCGTAACACTGGCTACAGTATCGAGCCAAACAGCCGCGCACCTCACGATCCGTACGCTTAAGGGCGAACAGGTGGATTGGGATAAGGAATATATGGAGTATATGATGCAGGGAGTAAACACCTTTCGCTCATACGTTACAGCATGGTATGAGGGCGTACTGGATACCATATTTTTTGCCGATAACCAGGATCCTCGCGTCAAAAGCATGATCTGCTCGGTATTGGCGGGTTACGTTTGGGATATGGATAACCCTTACGTAAAAAACCACGAAACAGCCTTGCACAAACTGGCCCGTACCATTACATTAAGAGATATGGTAGCCACTGATAACAGCTGA
- a CDS encoding phosphopantetheine-binding protein, with protein sequence MDKLMADLKEQIIEQLNLQDVKPEDIGDDQALFGDGLGLDSIDALELIVLLQQKYKVKLSNAEDGPKIFRSVRTIAEFIESTKTPNA encoded by the coding sequence ATGGATAAATTAATGGCCGATCTGAAAGAGCAGATCATTGAGCAGTTAAACTTACAGGATGTGAAGCCGGAAGATATAGGCGACGATCAGGCGCTTTTTGGCGATGGCCTGGGGCTTGATTCAATAGATGCGTTGGAGCTGATCGTACTGTTACAGCAGAAATACAAGGTAAAACTTTCCAATGCTGAAGATGGCCCGAAAATCTTCCGTTCAGTACGCACCATTGCCGAATTTATTGAAAGCACTAAGACCCCGAACGCCTAA
- a CDS encoding beta-ketoacyl-[acyl-carrier-protein] synthase family protein: MEQPVFIAGVGVISAIGNTVAQNLLSLEQEKTGIAPIQYLDTEHRDEFPVGEVKLSNDELAEMSGFKPGISRTAMMSLIAAKEALADTGLAKLSALRTGFISANTVGGMDKTEDFFRDFLGDNTKGRLRNTFNHECGAITNLVADQLDIRHYVSTISTACSSSANAIIYGSRLIKNNMLDVVIAGGTDALTRFTLNGFNTLMILDQQPCQPFDANRRGLNLGEGAGYVLLVSKRVASSIKKELYCTLSGYHNANDAYHQTASSTEGTGSLLAMEGALKKSDLQPTDIGYINLHGTGTQNNDSSEGAAISRLFTGHSPKMSSTKAFTGHTLGASGGIEAVFSALAVQRGLVYPNLRFETPMEGLPFTPETRFSKQPDLKHVLSNSFGFGGNCSSLIFSKL; the protein is encoded by the coding sequence ATGGAGCAACCTGTTTTTATAGCCGGCGTGGGGGTAATTTCGGCTATAGGTAATACCGTGGCCCAAAACCTGCTGTCGCTTGAACAGGAAAAAACAGGCATCGCCCCTATCCAATACCTGGATACCGAACACCGGGATGAGTTTCCGGTTGGCGAGGTTAAACTAAGCAATGATGAACTTGCGGAAATGTCGGGATTTAAACCGGGCATCAGTCGCACGGCTATGATGAGCTTAATTGCGGCTAAAGAAGCTTTAGCTGACACCGGACTTGCTAAACTTTCAGCTTTACGAACAGGCTTTATCTCAGCCAATACCGTTGGCGGCATGGATAAAACCGAAGATTTTTTCAGGGACTTTTTAGGCGATAACACCAAAGGCAGATTACGGAACACCTTTAACCACGAATGCGGAGCTATTACCAATTTGGTTGCCGATCAGTTGGACATAAGGCATTATGTAAGTACCATTAGTACGGCTTGTTCTTCATCGGCTAACGCCATTATATACGGGTCAAGGCTCATCAAAAACAATATGCTTGATGTTGTTATAGCCGGCGGCACCGATGCCCTCACCCGCTTTACACTGAATGGCTTTAATACGCTCATGATATTGGATCAGCAACCCTGCCAGCCTTTTGATGCCAACCGTCGCGGCCTTAATCTCGGCGAAGGGGCTGGTTATGTGTTACTGGTATCTAAGCGGGTAGCCTCATCGATTAAAAAAGAACTGTATTGTACCTTAAGCGGCTATCATAACGCCAATGATGCGTATCATCAAACAGCTTCATCGACCGAGGGTACGGGATCATTACTGGCAATGGAAGGTGCGCTTAAAAAAAGCGATTTACAACCTACCGATATCGGCTATATCAATTTGCACGGCACAGGTACGCAAAATAATGACAGTTCGGAGGGAGCAGCCATCAGCAGGCTATTTACCGGACATTCGCCAAAAATGAGTTCTACCAAAGCTTTTACGGGGCATACGCTTGGGGCAAGCGGTGGCATTGAAGCCGTATTTTCGGCTTTGGCGGTGCAGCGTGGGTTAGTATATCCTAATCTAAGGTTTGAAACGCCGATGGAAGGCCTGCCTTTTACGCCCGAAACCCGGTTTTCAAAACAACCGGATCTTAAACACGTGCTCTCAAACTCTTTCGGGTTTGGCGGTAATTGCTCATCATTAATATTTTCAAAACTATAG